A region from the Triticum aestivum cultivar Chinese Spring chromosome 3D, IWGSC CS RefSeq v2.1, whole genome shotgun sequence genome encodes:
- the LOC123078725 gene encoding uncharacterized protein, with protein MDRRHEALTCRSGRGRCAGSMSRRHGRFHHDGDQGAGPAAAPAVVDHADCTAQSCRSCVAVSLADCIALGCCPCAVVSLLGLALVKAPLAVGRRCVQRLRRRHGKLQHKKRVRDMDLAGGRPSPSAAGAKCAGGGGHREPGPGEAASKGEDDVATAAYQGAAASEEERVWLEMYQVGQWGFGRLSFSVNPPPRAGPNADGDGCESDV; from the coding sequence ATGGACAGGCGGCATGAGGCGTTGACCTGTCGGAGCGGCCGGGGGCGCTGTGCTGGCTCGATGTCGCGGCGCCACGGACGGTTCCACCACGACGGCGACCAAGGCGCTGGGCCGGCCGCGGCGCCCGCCGTGGTCGACCACGCGGACTGCACTGCGCAGTCGTGCCGGTCGTGCGTGGCGGTGTCGCTGGCGGACTGCATCGCGCTGGGCTGCTGCCCGTGCGCGGTGGTGAGCCTGCTGGGGCTGGCGCTCGTCAAGGCCCCGCTCGCCGTAGGCCGCCGCTGCGTGCAGCGGCTGCGCCGGCGGCATGGAAAGCTGCAACACAAGAAGCGCGTGCGCGACATGGACCTTGCGGGCGGTCGCCCTAGCCCTAGCGCTGCTGGCGCCAAGTGTGCGGGCGGGGGCGGCCACCGGGAGCCTGGTCCCGGCGAGGCCGCGTCAAAAGGCGAGGACGACGTGGCGACGGCGGCGTATCAGGGCGCGGCTGCGAGCGAGGAGGAAAGGGTGTGGCTGGAGATGTACCAGGTGGGGCAGTGGGGGTTCGGCCGCTTGTCCTTCTCCGTGAACCCGCCTCCGAGGGCCGGCCCCAACGCCGACGGCGACGGCTGCGAAAGCGACGTGTGA